In a genomic window of Methylovirgula sp. 4M-Z18:
- a CDS encoding DUF3142 domain-containing protein produces MRATDSDSYWLWAGVRARPEVQQAKTVYLLQGEIGADRSGQVRMKAQGGGMPAAHTQDLWLSYRVRSLDWPPEMVAALRNKLDQWRAQPGSVKGIQVDFDAATRNLKNYAAFLRNLRAALPPDCKLSVTGLMDWASQATPEDLDALAGTVDEVIFQTYRGRRTVPDIDAYVARLGRLHIPFRLGLAEGADWSAPATLVQNPHFQGYVIFLRNVP; encoded by the coding sequence GTGCGTGCGACCGATTCCGATTCCTATTGGCTTTGGGCCGGCGTGCGGGCGCGGCCGGAGGTGCAGCAGGCGAAAACTGTCTATCTGCTGCAGGGAGAAATTGGCGCCGATCGCAGCGGACAGGTGCGCATGAAAGCGCAAGGCGGCGGCATGCCCGCTGCGCATACTCAGGATCTGTGGCTCAGCTACCGTGTCCGTAGTCTCGATTGGCCGCCCGAGATGGTTGCCGCGCTCCGCAACAAGCTGGACCAGTGGCGCGCGCAGCCCGGCAGCGTCAAAGGCATCCAGGTGGATTTTGACGCGGCAACGCGCAATCTGAAAAACTATGCGGCGTTCCTGCGCAATTTGCGCGCCGCCTTGCCGCCCGATTGTAAGCTCAGCGTCACGGGGCTGATGGACTGGGCTTCGCAGGCGACGCCCGAAGATCTCGATGCCCTCGCCGGCACGGTCGACGAGGTGATCTTCCAAACCTATCGCGGCCGCCGGACGGTGCCGGATATCGACGCCTATGTCGCACGCCTTGGCCGCCTGCACATTCCCTTCCGGCTCGGTCTTGCCGAAGGCGCGGATTGGTCCGCTCCGGCAACCTTGGTGCAGAATCCGCATTTTCAGGGCTATGTGATCTTTCTACGCAACGTCCCATAG